One window of the Nicotiana tabacum cultivar K326 chromosome 4, ASM71507v2, whole genome shotgun sequence genome contains the following:
- the LOC142180330 gene encoding F-box/kelch-repeat protein At3g23880-like, with translation MSDYIPEELMVPIFSRLSPKSLLRFRCISRSWNSLISSSEFISLHTYCNILQKPPAGKIIRYFSLTQRKEIYSIRLIDVLAGIETEFKIGAPFNGIVRYYYRIVGLCNGVLCLSDDLFVSENLLVLWNPMIGRSITLPMSSLENLGNYMLVCGFGYAIKTRDYKVVRMAYARGDGGYLVPPKVEVYALSSGIWKEFDGFIPDNGVIEYFWTQAVVCGKVHWTAYKITGEERRVENLIMVFDLNDEIFQEISLPEILVNEPPTNLTAAECRKSLVVYQYNTRIWSSSCSIWVMKQYGDTESWSMEYNVALNHQQLDHQRFGMILGFHNDTEILLTEISGMLTSYNPETQEKLHLDILGTRYSFYFGTYKESLALLDKGELLPPLYLSSDGTDDNEDEENNADKMEPKRKELLVHFLKHQDVIAVLGARNI, from the coding sequence ATGTCAGACTATATCCCTGAAGAATTAATGGTTCCAATCTTCTCAAGGCTCTCACCCAAATCTCTACTCCGATTTAGGTGCATATCGCGATCGTGGAACTCACTAATCTCAAGCTCTGAATTCATATCGCTGCACACCTACTGTAACATTCTCCAAAAACCGCCAGCAGGTAAAATCATCAGATACTTCTCACTAACTCAAAGAAAGGAAATATACTCTATTCGACTCATTGATGTATTAGCCGGTATTGAAACTGAATTCAAAATAGGAGCCCCTTTTAATGGCATAGTGCGATATTATTATAGGATCGTGGGCCTATGCAATGGCGTCCTCTGTTTGTCAGATGATTTATTTGTATCTGAAAATCTTTTGGTGCTTTGGAACCCAATGATAGGCAGATCTATCACCCTCCCAATGTCTTCTCTTGAAAACTTAGGCAACTATATGCTTGTTTGTGGGTTTGGCTATGCAATTAAAACGAGAGATTACAAGGTCGTGAGGATGGCCTATGCTCGTGGTGATGGTGGGTACTTGGTACCACCTAAAGTTGAGGTATATGCACTTAGTTCAGGAATTTGGAAGGAATTTGATGGTTTTATTCCAGACAATGGTGTTATAGAGTACTTTTGGACACAAGCTGTTGTTTGTGGGAAAGTCCACTGGACTGCATACAAGATAACTGGGGAGGAAAGAAGGGTGGAGAACTTGATAATGGTGTTTGATCTAAATGATGAGATTTTTCAGGAAATATCATTACCAGAAATTTTGGTTAATGAACCACCTACGAATCTGACTGCTGCGGAATGTAGGAAATCACTTGTTGTGTATCAGTACAATACACGTATTTGGAGCAGCAGTTGTTCCATTTGGGTAATGAAACAGTATGGAGACACTGAGTCATGGAGCATGGAATATAATGTTGCACTCAACCACCAGCAACTCGACCACCAGCGGTTTGGCATGATACTGGGTTTTCATAATGATACTGAAATACTGTTGACAGAGATATCAGGGATGCTAACTTCATATAATCCTGAGACACAAGAAAAGCTGCACCTCGATATTCTTGGCACTAGGTACTCTTTTTATTTTGGCACTTACAAAGAGAGCCTTGCTTTGCTAGATAAAGGGGAGTTACTGCCTCCACTTTATTTATCATCTGATGGGACGGATGACAATGAAGATGAAGAAAATAATGCTGATAAAATGGAGCCTAAAAGGAAGGAGTTGCTGGTGCATTTTCTTAAGCATCAGGATGTCATTGCTGTTCTTGGAGCCAGAAATATATGA